A section of the Myxocyprinus asiaticus isolate MX2 ecotype Aquarium Trade chromosome 22, UBuf_Myxa_2, whole genome shotgun sequence genome encodes:
- the LOC127413408 gene encoding interleukin-21-like isoform X1, with protein MKASMCVLFAVACWLVARAEEPQNILMLNRVRHYVDKLKGMVNNTNFINSPITGEIKECCIKSALECFRSKVLFLNGSNIKKSQTIINSDLRKPAITKTVSICSQKEIQEAQCKSCDSYPKVDSRTFMQNFQTLLQKIFVRLLVSQA; from the exons ATGAAGGCATCTATGTGTGTTCTGTTCGCAGTGGCATGCTGGCTTGTAGCGCGAGCAGAGGAGCCTCAGAATATACTCATGCTGAATAGAGTTAGGCATTATGTCGACAAACTAAAAGGAATG GTCAACAACACAAACTTCATTAACTCACCCATCACCGGTGAAATCAAG GAATGCTGCATTAAATCTGCACTGGAATGCTTTAGATCTAAAGTGTTGTTCCTTAACGGGTCAAATATAAAGAAGTCACAGACGATAATCAACAGTGATCTGCGCAAACCAGCCATT ACAAAAACTGTCTCCATTTGCAGTCAGAAAGAGATACAG GAAGCCCAATGCAAATCATGTGACTCTTACCCCAAGGTTGACAGCCGAACGTTTATGCAGAATTTTCAAACTCTCCTACAAAAG
- the LOC127413408 gene encoding interleukin-21-like isoform X2, producing MLNRVRHYVDKLKGMVNNTNFINSPITGEIKECCIKSALECFRSKVLFLNGSNIKKSQTIINSDLRKPAITKTVSICSQKEIQEAQCKSCDSYPKVDSRTFMQNFQTLLQKIFVRLLVSQA from the exons ATGCTGAATAGAGTTAGGCATTATGTCGACAAACTAAAAGGAATG GTCAACAACACAAACTTCATTAACTCACCCATCACCGGTGAAATCAAG GAATGCTGCATTAAATCTGCACTGGAATGCTTTAGATCTAAAGTGTTGTTCCTTAACGGGTCAAATATAAAGAAGTCACAGACGATAATCAACAGTGATCTGCGCAAACCAGCCATT ACAAAAACTGTCTCCATTTGCAGTCAGAAAGAGATACAG GAAGCCCAATGCAAATCATGTGACTCTTACCCCAAGGTTGACAGCCGAACGTTTATGCAGAATTTTCAAACTCTCCTACAAAAG